TAGCTTTTGCGGACTACTACGGATATTTTGGGCACAGTGGAGAGAGCCAACGCCTCCATCCATACCATAATCTTGCCCGGCATCTTTCGCCTCTCAGCTTCTTTACCCACAAAGAAGCCAGGGGTATCGTGGAGGAAAATAAGGGGTATATTGAATGAATCACATAACACAATGAAGCTGGCAGCCTTCTCACAAGCACCCGCTCCCCCCGCCCCAGCAAAGAACAAAGGCTGATTAGCTATAATCCCCACAGTCCTTCCATTCATCCGTGCCAGGCAGGTAATTAAGCTCGGATCATAATAAGATTTTATAGGAAAATACTTACCATCGTCGACTATCGACTTAACGATTTTGTGCATATCGTAAGACCTGTTGGGATCATCAGGCAAAATATCCATCACCTCGTTCAGCTTCCTATTTGGTGGGTCATTAGTAGTGACATATGGTGGTTCCTCCTCACAATGTGACGGCATATAGCTCAGAAACTCTCTCACAATGCAGAGACAATGCTCATCATCAGCAGCGAAGGCATCCACCTGCCCAGTGACTTCAGCATGCAACTCCCAGCCGCCAAGCTCTTCGGGAGTGACTTTTTCCCCAATTGCAATTTCGAGTACTCTAGGCCCAGAAACTGCCATACAGGTGCCCTTGACCATGACCACAAAATCCGCCTTGGCTGCCATCCACGATGGACCACCAAAACAATCACCCATAATAGTAGCTACAAATGGCACCTTTCTAGGGTACCTAAGCCCCTCAATGGGAAAAGTCATAGAACTGAGCCCATCTGAACCCATAATATCAGGTATGCGAGCCCCACCACCATCACCCAGATTAATAACAGGATAACCTTTTTCAACAGCTATCCTTGTTACCCGTTGTTCCTTTCTGAAAGTTCCCACCCTACCCTCGGCACCCGCCAGCACCGTACGGTCAGCAGCACAGACAACCACCGTTCTGCCATCTATTTTCCCAAAACCAGCAATATTACCATCGGCAGGCGTTTCATCCTCCATGCCCGGAATGTCCGATTGATTTAGAATGCCTGTCTCCAAGAAAGTTTCCGGGTCAAGCAATTTATCTATCCTCTCCCGAGCGGTCAAATGACCACGTTTATGTTGCCTGTCTATTTTAACTTTTCCCCCCATCCGGAGCGCCTTCTGCCTGCGCCTACGAAGTTCTTCCAGTGCCGATTTCATGTCCATTTCCCTACCTCATAGAATGTCTTAAGTCTCCATTATCAGCAACGTGTCCCCACGCTTTACTGACTGACCTGCAAAAACATTTATTTCGCTGATCTTGCCACTTACCGGAGCCACTATAGGATTCTCCATCTTCATAGCTTCCAGTATGCAAAGCGTGTCACCTTCATTGACTTTGTCACCCACAGCAACATCGATGTTTTTTATTATCCCAGGCATTGGACTGACAACAATCTCTCTTGCCATTATTATCCTCCTTCGAGATATAATCGCCCTGCATGATAAACTCATGCTAATCGAAAAGTCAACAAAACAGGTGGAGCAACAAAGTAACAAATCGAGTATAATTATACGCCGCGTCAGATTCATGCAAAACTATTAAAAATAGAGAGATACCCAATAGTGAGCAGTGCAGTAGAGCAATTAGACCACATATTCAAGCCCACATCGATCGCCATATTAGGTGCCTCCGATAGGGCCGGCAAATGGGGACACATAATGGTGGAAAGACCATTGACAACAGGATTTAGCGGAGCTATATATCCCGTGAACCCAAATAAAGATGAAATCCTTGGTCTCAATTCTTATCGAAGTGTCTTGGACATTCCAGACCAGGTTGACCTAGCAGTGATAGTAGCCCCCGCTCCCACCACACCCAAGCTGCTACAAGATTGTGTTGCCAAAAGAGTAAAGGGCGCAATTATCATATCTGGGGGGTTTGCCGAAGCTGGCGATGAGGGTAAAGCGCTTGAAGATAAAGTTGCGAGAATAGCCAAGGAGGGGAAAATAAGGTTTGTAGGGCCCAATTGCATGGGAATATGGAGTGCCGCCGGGCAGCTCAACCTATGTTTTCATCAGTCACCTAAACCAGGAGGCATCGCCTTCGTCTCCCAGAGTGGAACCTTTGGTGGCTACCTATCCGAAATAGCCAATGCCAAAGGCTATGGGTTGAGCAAATTCATAAGCATCGGCAATCAGGCAGATATCACCGCTTCTGAGTACCTGGAATATCTGGCCGAAGACAATGAGACAAAAGCTATCGTCTTCTATATGGAGGGTTTCAAAGATGGCAGGAGGTTCTTCCAACTCGCCAGAGAAGTGATAAAGAGGAAACCCATAATCATTTATAAAGGCGGTAGCAGCAGTGCTGGTGCCAGAGCCACATTATCTCATACTGCCTCGCTCGCTGGTTCTGAAGACGTATTTGAAGGGATGTGCCACCAGATAGGTCTCATAAGGGCTAACGAAGCTATACACTCTTTCGAAATGGCTGAGGCACTTGTAGAACAACCTTTACCTAAGGGACGAAGAGTAGCAATCATGGGAAGTGGTGGCCAGGGCGTTGTGGCAACCGATGCCTGCGTCTCCCTAGGGCTTGAAGTTCCTGAGTTCGATGAAGAGACCACGCGGAGCCTAAAGGAACTGCTACCACCTCATGCCCCCCCGGCTAAGAATCCAGTTGACTTCGCCGGCAGCTACCGCACTGCCCTTAGTGAAAAATTGGTGATAGAAAAGCTCCTCAGCCTCAATTATATTGATGGTGTGATAACTAATGTCCCTATAAATCCCATGATTTGGGGTCTCAAGCCCACATCAGCGGATACTGACAAAGCCTTAGCTAATGCTATCGAGGCTGCATTTCAAGCCGCTAAGCTATTTGCTGCCCTCCCCAAGAAGTATAA
This sequence is a window from Chloroflexota bacterium. Protein-coding genes within it:
- a CDS encoding methylmalonyl-CoA decarboxylase yields the protein MDMKSALEELRRRRQKALRMGGKVKIDRQHKRGHLTARERIDKLLDPETFLETGILNQSDIPGMEDETPADGNIAGFGKIDGRTVVVCAADRTVLAGAEGRVGTFRKEQRVTRIAVEKGYPVINLGDGGGARIPDIMGSDGLSSMTFPIEGLRYPRKVPFVATIMGDCFGGPSWMAAKADFVVMVKGTCMAVSGPRVLEIAIGEKVTPEELGGWELHAEVTGQVDAFAADDEHCLCIVREFLSYMPSHCEEEPPYVTTNDPPNRKLNEVMDILPDDPNRSYDMHKIVKSIVDDGKYFPIKSYYDPSLITCLARMNGRTVGIIANQPLFFAGAGGAGACEKAASFIVLCDSFNIPLIFLHDTPGFFVGKEAERRKMPGKIMVWMEALALSTVPKISVVVRKSYGMAYSNMAGTNCGADFLVAWPTADISFMMPQTGVNVVYHNVLQAAKDPQAERGKLVKQWEYQSAPWKAAAKHLIDDVIDPRDTREFIIKALDILRSNGRGFISKKYLQNWPTVL
- a CDS encoding biotin/lipoyl-binding protein, which translates into the protein MAREIVVSPMPGIIKNIDVAVGDKVNEGDTLCILEAMKMENPIVAPVSGKISEINVFAGQSVKRGDTLLIMET